One region of Deltaproteobacteria bacterium genomic DNA includes:
- the dmpG gene encoding 4-hydroxy-2-oxovalerate aldolase, which produces MNIKGKKVVLHDMSLRDGMHPKQHQISVEQMVAVATGLDEAQVPLIEVTHGDGLGGASINYGFPAATDKEYLDAVIPKMKNAKISALLLPGIGTVDHLKMAYDCGVHTIRVATHCTEADVSEQHIGMARKLEMDTVGFLMMAHMISPQDLLKQALLMESFGANCIYCTDSAGYMLPDDVTDRIGLLRAELKPETEVGFHGHHNLGMGVANSVAAVQSGAVRIDGSAAGLGAGAGNTPLEVFTAVLDRMGADHGINLFKLMDVAEDLIVPMMDQPVRIDRDALVLGYAGVYSSFLLFAQRAAKKYNLSSRDILVELGRMKTVGGQEDMIEDVALDMAKKAQAAQ; this is translated from the coding sequence TCAGCGTTGAGCAAATGGTAGCGGTTGCAACCGGGCTCGACGAAGCACAGGTTCCGCTGATTGAGGTCACCCACGGAGACGGTTTAGGCGGCGCCTCAATCAATTACGGATTTCCGGCAGCAACGGATAAGGAATACCTCGATGCAGTGATTCCCAAAATGAAGAATGCCAAGATCTCGGCTCTTCTTCTTCCCGGCATAGGAACTGTAGACCACTTGAAGATGGCTTATGACTGCGGTGTCCACACTATCCGCGTTGCGACCCATTGCACCGAAGCAGACGTATCCGAGCAACATATCGGCATGGCCCGTAAGCTTGAAATGGATACGGTTGGATTCCTGATGATGGCGCATATGATTTCGCCACAGGACTTGCTTAAACAAGCGCTGCTTATGGAAAGCTTTGGCGCAAACTGTATTTATTGCACAGACTCAGCCGGTTATATGCTCCCTGACGATGTCACAGACCGCATAGGTCTCTTAAGAGCCGAACTTAAACCCGAAACAGAAGTAGGCTTTCATGGCCATCACAACTTGGGGATGGGCGTTGCCAATTCAGTAGCGGCAGTGCAGTCAGGCGCGGTTCGTATTGATGGTTCTGCAGCTGGCCTGGGAGCAGGTGCCGGTAATACACCTTTAGAGGTCTTCACCGCAGTACTCGACCGAATGGGCGCAGATCATGGTATCAACCTGTTCAAGCTCATGGATGTTGCCGAGGATCTTATCGTACCGATGATGGACCAACCTGTTCGCATCGATAGAGACGCCCTCGTGCTTGGTTATGCGGGCGTTTATTCGTCCTTCCTTCTCTTCGCCCAACGGGCTGCGAAAAAGTACAACCTCTCATCACGGGATATTCTCGTTGAGTTGGGTCGTATGAAGACGGTTGGTGGCCAAGAAGATATGATTGAGGATGTAGCTTTGGATATGGCGAAGAAGGCACAGGCCGCTCAATAA
- a CDS encoding DUF3501 family protein, whose amino-acid sequence MRKVKREEILEGDAYNEQRSSIRADVLAIKERRRVHVGEHLTFLFETADTMRYQIQEMLRIEGLDQEKDILHELKTYNELLGGEGELGCTLLIEIDDALQRDIVLRKWKDLPKHMYMALADGSRAMAIYDDRQIGDDRLSAVQYLKFSCGDQKPVGIGLSHPAMEIDIELSAEQRDALAMDLEVN is encoded by the coding sequence ATGAGGAAAGTTAAGCGCGAAGAGATTTTAGAAGGCGATGCATACAATGAGCAGCGATCGAGTATTCGAGCAGATGTTCTGGCGATAAAAGAGCGTAGAAGGGTCCACGTTGGGGAGCACCTTACGTTCCTTTTCGAGACAGCGGATACGATGCGGTATCAAATTCAGGAAATGTTACGCATTGAAGGTTTGGATCAAGAGAAAGATATTCTTCATGAACTCAAGACTTATAATGAGCTTTTAGGCGGCGAGGGTGAGCTTGGTTGCACACTCTTGATTGAGATTGATGACGCCCTGCAAAGAGACATCGTTTTGCGTAAATGGAAAGATTTACCAAAGCATATGTACATGGCCTTGGCTGATGGAAGCCGTGCCATGGCAATTTATGACGACCGTCAAATAGGCGACGACCGATTGTCGGCTGTTCAATATTTAAAGTTCAGTTGTGGCGACCAAAAGCCAGTGGGTATTGGCTTGAGTCACCCTGCAATGGAAATCGATATTGAGCTAAGCGCTGAGCAGCGCGACGCATTGGCCATGGACCTCGAGGTAAACTGA